Proteins encoded within one genomic window of Panicum virgatum strain AP13 chromosome 1N, P.virgatum_v5, whole genome shotgun sequence:
- the LOC120654462 gene encoding uncharacterized protein LOC120654462: MNIARRGMEIDTRCPVCWRLDEDGGHCFLRCKYVKECWKAMNLEGIRIRLSTLSGAEQVSDCILSLKEEEKMATIGLLWSWWNARNKANAGEQRRSTDEVTFSARMAMISTANVKGPRPVSGGRACSWDAPPEGIWKINIDGGFCEENKRGAWRFVVRDSEGKAAMAGAGCMEVVADALCAEAHACVEALKAVAEVGMQSILLETDSQLLVKALKSKEHDQALGGVLFREAKFLIATLFNSVSVKFATRCNYAAHEIAKFGRYRDPEHPAVWMDPLPDFVNLALACDLAEPGVNI, from the coding sequence ATGAACATTGCTAGAAGAGGGATGGAAATTGACACTAGATGCCCTGTCTGTTGGAGGTTGGATGAGGATGGTGGCCATTGTTTTCTACGCTGCAAATATGTCAAGGAGTGCTGGAAAGCAATGAACTTGGAAGGAATCAGGATCAGGCTGAGCACTTTGTCGGGTGCAGAACAGGTCTCAGATTGCATCCTGTCTctaaaagaggaagagaagatggCAACGATTGGCCTGCTCTGGTCATGGTGGAATGCTCGGAACAAAGCTAATGCTGGAGAGCAGAGAAGATCCACTGATGAGGTGACTTTTAGTGCACGTATGGCTATGATATCCACTGCAAATGTCAAGGGACCTAGGCCAGTATCTGGGGGCCGAGCTTGCAGTTGGGATGCACCACCAGAAGGTATTTGGAAAATAAACATAGATGGTGGCTTTTGTGAGGAAAACAAAAGGGGTGCCTGGCGCTTTGTGGTGCGGGACTCTGAAGGAAAGGCGGCTATGGCAGGTGCTGGATGTATGGAAGTTGTTGCAGATGCACTATGTGCTGAAGCACATGCATGCGTCGAAGCTCTGAAAGCGGTTGCTGAAGTGGGAATGCAGAGCATTTTGTTGGAGACAGACTCGCAATTATTGGTGAAAGCTCTGAAGTCGAAGGAGCATGATCAAGCACTCGGTGGAGTACTCTTCAGAGAGGCAAAGTTTCTTATTGCAACCTTGTTTAATTCAGTTAGTGTAAAATTCGCCACTCGTTGTAACTATGCTGCTCATGAGATAGCTAAGTTTGGTCGTTACCGGGACCCGGAACATCCAGCTGTTTGGATGGATCCCCTCCCTGACTTTGTAAACTTGGCTTTGGCTTGCGATCTGGCTGAGCCTGGGGTTAATATATAA
- the LOC120654464 gene encoding probable alpha,alpha-trehalose-phosphate synthase [UDP-forming] 11: protein MQGSSSSSCVHPSSAGAPAPPVPGADAPPARRIVVAHRLPLRASPDSDSPFGFAFSLDPDALSLQLSRGLPAPVTYIGTLPASAESKIVPSDELDGYLLEHFSCLPVHLDGDHHAEFYHGFCKHYLWPLLHYMLPFTPADVVGSLRFDAASYRAFIAANRQFAGRVIQVISSDAGDLVIVHDYHLWALPTFLRRKCPRAGVGFFLHSPFPSAEIVRSVPVRNELLGGLLNADLVGFHTLDYAHQFLSCCSRLLGISSNTSLNGHTNINYHGRTVLVKIFSVGVDMGQLRAALASPEAAAKAKEIAEAYRGRVIMVGDDDVDLFKGVRLKLLALEKMLEAHRDMARQVVLVQINNPARSRGRDVDAVRVETRRIEQRINKLLIRFGSELIVVTIDGPVPMSEKVAYYAAADCCVVSPVRDGLNRIPYFYTVCREEAPGARKSGAVVVSEFAGCSASLGGAIRVNPRNPEALADAMRAAVTMGAEEKRARHRTNYSYLSAHDVATWARSFDEALRLACRDHAAMMFVGLGFGMSYRAVAVGPSSQRLTAERVRPAYRGAARRLILLGYDFTMVPELMDERKRATSDGVLRLLDELCADPRNIVFLVSGRRKEQLAAWFAPCEKLGICAEHGYFTR, encoded by the exons ATGCAAGGAAGCTCAAGCTCCTCGTGCGTCCACCCCagctcggcgggggcgccggcgccgcccgtccCAGGAGCCGATgccccgccggcgcgccgcatCGTGGTGGCTCACCGGCTCCCCCTCCGCGCGTCGCCGGACTCGGACTCGCCCTTCGGCTTCGCCTTCTCCCTCGACCCCGACGCGCTCTCGCTCCAGCTCTCGCGCGGCCTCCCCGCGCCCGTCACCTACATCGGCACCCTGCCCGCCTCGGCCGAATCCAAGATCGTCCCCTCCGACGAACTCGACGGCTACCTCTTGGAGCACTTCTCCTGCCTCCCTGTGCACCTCGACGGCGACCACCACGCCGAGTTCTACCACGGCTTCTGCAAGCACTACCTGTGGCCCCTGCTCCACTACATGCTACCGTTCACGCCGGCCGACGTCGTCGGGAGCCTGCGCTTCGACGCCGCCTCGTACAGGGCGTTCATCGCGGCGAACAGGCAGTTCGCCGGCCGCGTGATCCAGGTGATCTCCTCGGACGCCGGCGACCTCGTCATCGTCCACGACTACCACCTCTGGGCGCTCCCCACCTTCCTCCGCCGCAAGTGCCCGCGCGCCGGCGTCGGCTTCTTCCTCCACTCGCCGTTCCCCTCCGCCGAGATCGTCCGCTCCGTCCCCGTCCGCAACGAGCTCCTCGGCGGGCTTCTCAACGCTGACCTCGTCGGGTTCCACACCTTGGACTACGCGCACCAGTTCCTGTCCTGCTGTTCGCGCCTCCTCGGCATCTCATCCAACACTTCCCTGAACGGCCACACGAACATCAACTACCACGGCCGGACCGTGCTGGTCAAGATCTTCTCCGTCGGCGTCGACATGGGTCAGCTCCGGGCTGCGCTGGCCTCGCCGGAGGCCGCCGCCAAGGCCAAGGAGATCGCCGAGGCGTACCGCGGCCGCGTCATCATGgtgggcgacgacgacgtcgacctCTTCAAGGGCGTGCGCCTGAAGCTCCTCGCcctggagaagatgttggaggcgcACAGGGACATGGCCCGGCAGGTGGTGCTCGTGCAGATCAACAACCCCGCGCGCAGCCGCGGCCGCGACGTCGACGCCGTCCGCGTCGAGACGCGGCGCATCGAGCAGCGCATCAACAAGCTGTTGATA CGCTTCGGGTCCGAGCTGATCGTCGTCACCATCGACGGGCCGGTGCCCATGAGCGAGAAGGTGGCCTactacgccgccgccgactgctGCGTCGTCAGCCCCGTGCGCGACGGGCTCAACCGGATCCCCTACTTCTACACGGTGTGCCGGGAGGAGGCCCCCGGCGCGCGGAAGAGCGGCGCCGTCGTGGTGTCCGAGTTCGCCGGCTGCTCGGCGTCGCTGGGCGGCGCGATCCGCGTGAACCCGCGAAACCCGGAGGCCCTGGCCGACGCCATGCGCGCCGCGGTCACCATGGGCGCCGAGGAGAAGCGGGCGCGGCACCGGACCAACTACAGCTACCTGAGCGCGCACGACGTGGCCACCTGGGCGCGGTCGTTCGACGAGGCCCTGCGGCTCGCCTGCAGGGACCACGCGGCGATGATGTTCGTCGGCCTCGGGTTCGGGATGAGCTACCGTGCCGTGGCGGTGGGGCCGAGCTCCCAGAGGCTCACGGCCGAGCGCGTCCGGCCGGCGtaccgcggcgcggcgcgcaggCTGATACTGCTGGGTTACGACT TCACTATGGTGCCCGAGCTGATGGATGAGAGGAAGAGAGCTACGAGTGATGGAGTGCTTCGCCTCCTCGATGAGCTGTGCGCTGATCCAAGGAACATCGTCTTCCTCGTCAGCGGCCGCCGCAAGGAGCAGCTGGCGGCGTGGTTTGCTCCATGCGAGAAGCTCGGAATCTGCGCGGAGCATGGCTACTTCACAAGGTAA